The sequence GTTCGACCTGTGTCTGGTAGGCCGGGATCTGGCCTTTTGATCGAAACTTCTTCTAGAAGCAAATTACATTTCTTTCCAGCATTCTGCAAGAACAATCCTATGCTAATTTTCTGAAAGATTGTGAAATGCACTTTTTTCTTGGAGAAATTGGTTATCGAACAGTTCCTTGAAGAACTTTCCTTTTTCCTTATGAAGCCATGCAGCTCACTAGATTATCCTTTCTTTTACTCATGGTGTTCCCTTTTTGTTGTCTGCAGGAGTGCTTGAATGGTGAATTTGTCAGGGTGGGGCCTAATCCGAAGTTCGTCCCTGTTGCAGGATATCATTGGTATTGACTCTTACTTGTTCACAATTTGCAGTCATGCACCAGTTCCCAGCAAAATGTCAATTCTTAAGCATCACTTTCTGGTCCTAAGGGCATAAATACAGGCTGTTATCTTCCTTCAACAGTGTGACTACATTTATCCATATCTGCTTGCACACAGACTAATTGTGATATTGATACATACCGCAAAAACAAGTTCAATTGTGTAGTATTTTTTTTTACGCAAGTGCCCATTGTCACATCTCTTGCTTCCAATAATTGAGCGTAACATTTCTAATTTATTTGTTATTCCGTGTTTTCTTTTTTGCAGGTTTGATGGAGATGGGTATGTGATACAGTTCTTCTGTTTGGAACAGTGCAGATCTAGCTCTAGTTGCACGTTCATTTTTCTTCCTGTTTTCAGTACAATTTTCCAGACCATACCACTTAGATCACTGTTTCACGCCCACATTTGCCATTCTACAAATAAAGACTTTACATTAAATTCAACAATTTCGAAATTTTAATGTTCCGGTATCAGGTTTTCAGTACTACAGCTCTTTTTTTTTGTTATAAAATCCAGCCTTAATCTATGTTTCAGACTGTTGCTTGATGGTTAGACCAACTTTACATTGTTTCTTACAGAATGATCCATGCAATGCGTATTAAAGATGGCAGAGCTACGTACGTATCAAGATACGTGAAGACTTCTCGCCTCAAGCAAGAAGAGTATTTTGGTGGAGCAAAGTTTATGAAGGTAAGCTTCATAAAAATTCTGAATCTTCTTAACAATTACTCAATTATTGCGCAACACTTGATAGATTGTCTCCATCGCCAACTATGTTCTCTTTTTCTGATTCATGCCTGCAACTTTTTTGCTCTGTTAATTAATAAGAATCTAATATATATATCATACATACGCCTATTTTAATCCACCATATTTCCTTGGTGAAGTTCTCTGATCAGCTTGGTTCTTAATGACATAACTAATCTGATGCCCACCATAATTTTCTCTAGTGTACTTGTGGTGCTTGCAAAGCTGCCTGTGCTTGAACATAAGTTTATTAGTATGAATGTTCTCTTCTTTTATGGCTTATCTTGTCAGTTGTCAACTTGTCATATACTCATATTTCCGTAGAGGTCCCTATCGTGTCATCTTAGCTTTCTGGCTGCTACATTGACCGTATGGTATGTGAACCCTAGTTTATTGCGGCTGATGCCATCAATACATGATAATGTCATGAATAATATTTAGGTCATACCATCTGTCAATTCAAGGCTAATAAAGCTACTAAGTATCAATTTAAAACCCTGACTCTCCTCACCTCTGGTGGGTTTAGTGATGGCCATATACGAAATCAGTTTTGCACACGTGTGAGTTTTTATCTCGATGTTTACAGATTGGAGACCTAAAGGGCTTTTTTGGATTGTTTATGGTTCAAATGCAAGCACTTAGGAAAAAACTGAAAATCCTGGATGTTACTTATGGATTTGGGACAGGTACCTCTTTCCCTTATGCAGTCACTGAATGATGTATATCTACATATTTTTCATGGGTATTTAATTTTAGTGGGATATTTTTGATCCTTTCCCTCCTTTTCCAGCTAATACTGCACTTATATATCATCATGGCAAACTCATGGCCCTGTCGGAAGCAGATAAACCCTGTAAGTTCTCATTCTGTGAGCACAGTTTTCTTTATATGGATGAACATATGACATTGGAAATTGGGGGCCTTAAATGTGGTCATGCTGGAAGCTACATGTACTGATTGTGAATCATTACATCTTGTTGCAACTTGTTATAATCCACAAATCCCACATCCATCACAATAACTACGCAACTGTTGAACATGAGTTTCTGTTTTCATTTTTCAGAcgttgttaaggtccttgaagatGGAGACTTGCAAACTCTTGGGTTGTTGGATTATGACAAGAGGTTGAAACATTCTTTCACTGCTCATCCCAAGGTTGATCCATTTACAGGTACACTACAGTGACAACATACtacttttttttttgaagaaaGAGAACATACTATTTCCTACTTCCACTTTGGAAAATTGGGTTAAGTGATGTAGTTGTCCTTCTTTCAGATGAAATGTTCACGTTTGGGTACTCGCATGAACCTCCTTATTGCACATACCGGGTCATCACCAAGGACGGAGTTATGCTTGATCCTGTGCCAATAACAATACCAGAGTCTGTAATGATGCACGACTTTGCAATCACAGAGAACTATTCCATATTTATGGACCTGCCTTTGTTGTTTCGACCAAAGGTACGCGATGCTTTATGCACGCCATCAGTTGACAGGCAACGTGCTCAATGATAAGGGATACTCCTCTTCACAATCTGGTCTTATTGTTTTGCATTCTTGTCTGAAGGAAATGGTTAAGAATGGTGAATTCATCTACAAGTTTGACCCTACCAAGAAAGCTCGTTTCGGCATACTCCAGCGTTATGAAAAGGATGAAAAAACCATCAGATGGTTTGAACTCCCCAATTGCTTCATATTCCACAACGGTATTGCCATTTCCTGATACTCTGTCAGAGCATGTAGCTCCAATCTAATTATCAGTAGTTTTCACACCATGCTAGTTTAATCGAACTGATCACAAGAAGCATCTCTTGTCGTAGCTAATGCCTGGGAAGAGGGCGACGAAGTTGTTCTGATTACCTGCCGCCTTGAGAACCCAGATCTGGACAAGGTGAACGGCACCCAAAACGACAAGCTCGAGAACTTCGGGAATGAGCTGTATATACACCTGCGACCTCAGCCTTTATTTTACTTCTATGGAACCCAGTGCTTGGTCTAATGTCATATCTCTGATAGGTATGAGATGAGATTCAACATGAAAACAGGTGCTGCTTCGCAGAAGCAACTGTCCGTCTCTGCTGTAGACTTTCCTCGAATCAACGAGAGCTATACTGGCAGGTTGTTCTGCTCAAGCTTTCAACTTCAACTTAAGTTTACAACCTTTCTTCTATGATGCTCATATCATAAAGCACTATATATCAACTCATTGTGGAGCTTGTTTCTAGAATACAAATCTTCCTGAAACTACTTTCTCCGGAGGGCGGGTTGCGAGGCTCGTCCTTCCTTTTCAAAAGTAAGAATAAATGTACCATCATTTCTCTGATCTGTTACTCTGTGATAATGCAGAAAGCAGCAGTATGTGTACTGCACGATACTCGACAGCATAGCGAAGGTGACCGGCATCATCAAATTTGACCTGCACGCCGAGCCAGAGAGCGGCAAGAAGCAGCTTGAAGTCGGTGGGAATGTGATGGGCATATACGACCTGGGACCTGGTAGGTTCGGCTCGGAGGCGGTCTTCGTGCCCAAGGAGCCCGGTGTTTCTGGTCAAGAAGATGACGGCTATCTGATACTCTTTGTGCATGATGAGAACACAGGGTACTCTTCCATTGCCTTCCTATACATACATCATCACTccaagctgctgctgctgcaaaaGAGAAAAAGATTAAAAATTTGTGTTGTGGGTGCAGGAAATCTGAGGTGAATGTGATTGATGCCAAGACCATGTCGCCTGATCCGGTGGCGGTCGTCGAGCTGCCGAACCGGGTTCCCTACGGGTTCCACGCCTTCTTTGTCAACGAGGTACTTTTCAGCTAGATATGTATCTTCTTCTTTTCTGATCTGATTGTGTATTTATATActacctctgtaaactaatataagagcgtttagatcactactttagtattctaaacgctcttatattagtttacggagggagtactaaagagaGCACTCAAGTATCTTGCTAAGCTTGAACTGAAATGTATATCTATTTGTTTGGCAATTGCTTTAAGTTGAAGAACACCTATCTGGTTTGTGGTTTTTCTTTGACAGGAACAACTGGTACATCAGCAAGCAGAGGTGTGAGGAACAGTGATAAAAAAGACTCTGCATGTTCTACATGCTgcagaaataaagaaaagaaagcagtaCATAGTACATTGATACAATTATAGGATTATTTGTACAGTGAATTCATCGACACGTGGAGCGAGACTGTAAATTTCATATATATGGCACTTCATAAATTTTATTGCATACTCTCATTCATATGCTCCATGAAAATCGTTGGATATTGCATTACAGTACTTACTACTAGAGGAGCTAGACAGTATGATTGATATATATTCTAGGAGATCAGGGCGTGTGAGCCACCATACGGCCGGCGGCTGCGGGCCACTTGCTCCGGATTGATCACCGGGCCGGCGTCGACGTGCGccgtctgctcaccggccacccgCCGCTTCCCCAACTCGACGTAGTCCGGCGGTGTCGTGGGCGCCCTCCTCACCGCGCCTGCCAAGCGTGACAGCAGCGCCGTCGCCCCGACGGCCAGTGAGCCTGACACCGCCATGCCGGCGGCCGTCAGAGCGGCAAGCAGCGCCGCCGGGACGAGCACGGGGCTGCACAGCAGGAGCAACGGCGCCGCCACGGTGAGGCCCCCGACCGAGGCGGCCAGCGCCATGCTGGAGATGGCGAAGAGGCCGAGAGCCAGGAGGGCCGCCACCACGAGCTGCTGCTGTGCGCGCTCACGGCGGTGGTCCTCCGCCATGGATTCGTTGATGCGCCGCTGGATTCTGTCAAGGTAGCCGCTGATGGTCTCTCTGGATGGAAGAAACCAGATGTTTTGTATACAGTACAGAGGTAGGTCCGCGCCACGCGTAAACGACGGCACACACACTTAGGCCACCATAGTGGTGCACGTGGCCACATTGAGCCAAATGAACACTGATAGTGAGGGTATCCATACTTAGAgcatctatttttttctttttgcaatcAATCCAGAGAGCTTTATTCAAACAAGAGTATTCCTTGGACAATCAACCATCTATGCCGGACGCCTAGTACCCGCCTCAAACACACAACGGGCCATTCAGACACTAATTGATAAAAAACTTAATCTAAGTGGTTTTTCAAAGAGACTTTTTACGGTGCATCATACTCCTGTAAATAGTGGGTAGTATATAATTGATCCAATAGTCATTATTGATCCCTGATTTTTTCTCTTGAGGACATTTTGGTAATTGGCTGTTAGGGTAGATTAGTCCTTTTTAATGATAATTTTATTGATTAATAATATGAGTAATTGCAATGACTAATAACATAAGTAATCACACCTGGAAAAAAGAATTGTCCCTATCTTAGTTCGTAGGTTTCCCATCTCATTCTCGTAGAGTTCTTCATTTTCTGCCGCCGCCTAGCTGCCCGGCGGCCATCGCCTGAGTCGCACAGGGGCGGCCGCTCCTTCTCCCGCCCTGTCGTCGCCGCCGCAGTATCTTGGACGGGGCCCCAAGATCTTCAACGGCGCAGCCATCCCGCGCCGCCCGGCGACCCTCTCTCAGTCGCACGATGTTCGGACGGCGCCGGAGATCGGTTCCTTCGCGGGTCGTGGTGGAGATCCCTCGCATTGGTATGTTGCCTCTGATCCTCCCAAACGCCATAGCCATCACCTCAGATTATGAGTTTGATATTGTGGGAAATGTGTTACTTCTTAGAAGAACTTAATAAGGTTTTTGAAAACCAAGATTTCTCAGAACCTGATTTTTTGGATAGAGATGATAAAGTTGCTTTGGTGTCTATGCAGTTCAGGATAAGTATGCATATGTATATTTTACGAAGCATTCGAGCCAACACACACCTGGAAGCTGTGATGCGATTTACATTCATATCACACAGGAATGAAAGTGTATGTACGGCCTGTATGCCCATGCTATGTGAACAGAAGCAATCTTGAACAATAAACATGAAAACAATGGGTTAAATTACTCTGTAATAAGGATGTCAGAGATTCTTGGTTCAGTTACGGATGATAATCTTTGACAATTTATAATTAATATGGTTTAGTTGTAGCGTATTTTCTTTCATGTACATATGTAACGGGTTCTTATGACAGGATAACGACATGGGTGGTGAAGGCATcttgcactggtagaaaaagaggcttccgtccagccccattagtcgcgaaactgtaggaaccgcgactaatgaagtctttagtcgcggttcggcagacgaaccgcgaccaaaggcctgggcccagggcgctcggtggccagctggtgcacgtgaggggctttagtcgcggttggccaggccaaccgcgactaaaggtgcgcaaaggcctttagtcgcggttggccaggccaaccgcgactaaagctcctcccctacatataccagttcagcacgctcacttagccatttggtgccacttctcttcacaagcttcacaagggggtgtaggtttgcttttggttcctcttatgcacacaaggtgtttgatgaaatgccctaagagggtgaaacaaacatgatatgaagtgttggagccacacttga comes from Triticum aestivum cultivar Chinese Spring chromosome 5B, IWGSC CS RefSeq v2.1, whole genome shotgun sequence and encodes:
- the LOC123110040 gene encoding carotenoid 9,10(9',10')-cleavage dioxygenase is translated as MGEAVAAAEDTLKRGAVVVPAPQPSKGVASWAVDLLERLAVRLGHDKAKPLHWLSGNFAPVRDETPPAAGLPVRGHLPECLNGEFVRVGPNPKFVPVAGYHWFDGDGMIHAMRIKDGRATYVSRYVKTSRLKQEEYFGGAKFMKIGDLKGFFGLFMVQMQALRKKLKILDVTYGFGTANTALIYHHGKLMALSEADKPYVVKVLEDGDLQTLGLLDYDKRLKHSFTAHPKVDPFTDEMFTFGYSHEPPYCTYRVITKDGVMLDPVPITIPESVMMHDFAITENYSIFMDLPLLFRPKEMVKNGEFIYKFDPTKKARFGILQRYEKDEKTIRWFELPNCFIFHNANAWEEGDEVVLITCRLENPDLDKVNGTQNDKLENFGNELYEMRFNMKTGAASQKQLSVSAVDFPRINESYTGRKQQYVYCTILDSIAKVTGIIKFDLHAEPESGKKQLEVGGNVMGIYDLGPGRFGSEAVFVPKEPGVSGQEDDGYLILFVHDENTGKSEVNVIDAKTMSPDPVAVVELPNRVPYGFHAFFVNEEQLVHQQAEV